A single region of the Gossypium arboreum isolate Shixiya-1 chromosome 12, ASM2569848v2, whole genome shotgun sequence genome encodes:
- the LOC108478825 gene encoding uncharacterized protein LOC108478825, with protein sequence MGNCMMKTLGSRPHLEEEEEEEEEIGEAASTDYKKENEGKKSSIKVKIVLTKEELDLLLVKLKNKGNGGKSLEEILGEIEKARSEKLDSSWKPSLESIMEDDGVINS encoded by the coding sequence ATGGGGAATTGTATGATGAAGACATTGGGATCAAGGCCGCAtctggaagaagaagaagaagaagaagaagagattgGTGAAGCAGCTTCAACTGATTATAAGAAGGAAAATGAAGGGAAGAAAAGCAGCATAAAGGTGAAGATAGTTCTTACAAAAGAGGAACTAGACTTGTTATTAGTGAAGCTGAAGAACAAGGGCAATGGTGGGAAGAGCTTAGAGGAAATTTTGGGTGAAATAGAGAAAGCAAGATCTGAGAAACTTGACTCTTCATGGAAACCTTCGTTGGAGAGTATCATGGAAGACGACGGTGTCATTAATTCATGA
- the LOC108477296 gene encoding uncharacterized protein LOC108477296, which translates to MGLAQAMKRIPRIKFPQRHPKPSDSGLQAQVASKTGDGDLTFFSSSKAPATVGGKASLQPKRTAVSNEEIEAILLGGCF; encoded by the exons atgggcCTAGCGCAAGCGATGAAGAGAATCCCTCGCATCAAGTTTCCTCAAAGACACCCCAAACCTTCTG ATTCTGGGTTGCAGGCTCAGGTTGCAAGCAAAACTGGCGATGGTGATCTAACTTTCTTCTCTAGTTCTAAGGCTCCTGCAACTGTGGGAGGCAAAGCTTCTCTTCAACCCAAAAGAACGGCTGTTTCCAATGAGGAAATTGAGGCTATTTTG TTGGGTGGATGTTTCTGA
- the LOC108479317 gene encoding uncharacterized protein LOC108479317 — protein MVRRGVETEHKILFPLVNTEKERSFFLFKSNHCRACPLFFDSCCLYKFKRSTFLEYNFMDDGFGKIKVIPDHFQVSTPPSEDSLQNRSSPDSQPSTGNSSRSRSSLWSRRKLRRAAFMLNLFSLRGLPWSGADGQEKVQLTAAELESLRSELADIEEREAHLKAQLEHIDEILRSARLSGYLYIRSRWTALPGEPAPIDDIDVDDWLPRFVVLHGQCIFFYLCSTDLSPQDSTLLSDVVEVGPLPNFIREGEGTQYSFYILTRQGLRYECSHVSEVQVDTWLSALRTDCKLGSDVEVPNGS, from the exons ATGGTTAGAAGAGGAGTCGAAACAGAACACAAAATCCTCTTTCCACTAGTAAATACAGAAAAGGAAaggtctttctttctttttaaatcaaaTCATTGTCGAGCTTGTCCTTTGTTTTTCGACTCTTGCTGCTTGTACAAATTCAAGAGATCAACTTTTCT TGAATATAACTTTATGGATGACGGTTTTGGGAAGATCAAGGTGATTCCAGATCATTTTCAAGTCTCAACTCCTCCCAGTGAGGATTCTCTTCAAAACAGAAGTTCACCTGATTCACAACCAAGTACTGGAAATTCTTCGAG GTCCCGTAGCAGTTTATGGTCTCGGCGAAAATTGAGAAGGGCTGCATTCATGTTGAATCTGTTCAGTTTACGTGGGTTGCCATGGAGTGGTGCTGATGGTCAGGAAAAG GTTCAATTGACTGCTGCAGAGTTGGAATCACTAAGGTCGGAACTTGCCGATATAGAAGAGAGAGAAGCTCACTTGAAAGCTCA GTTGGAACATATCGATGAAATTTTGCGGTCAGCACGTCTTTCTGGCTATTTGTACATACGAAGT AGGTGGACAGCGTTACCCGGAGAACCTGCTCCTATTGACGATATAGATGTTGACGACTGGCTTCCTAGATTCGTTGTTCTTCATGGCCAATGTATATTCTTCTATTTATGCTCCACAG ATTTGAGCCCTCAAGATTCCACACTTCTGTCCGATGTTGTTGAAGTTGGTCCTCTGCCAAACTTTATAAGAGAAGGTGAAGGAACACAATATTCCTTTTATATATTAACTCGTCAAGGACTGCGTTACGAGTGTTCACATGTTTCTGAAGTACAG gTGGACACATGGTTATCAGCTTTGCGGACAGACTGCAAGTTGGGTTCTGATGTTGAAGTCCCAAATGGTTCCTAA